The following nucleotide sequence is from Pseudomonas sp. S09G 359.
TGGCAAGCCCGCTCGCCACAAATGAACCTCAGGCGCGCTCTTCGAGCCTGAAACGCAAGAACCGATGGCTCGCGGAAAACAACCGCCGGTAGATTTGAACTGGCGGCGGATAAAACCAAGGCGATGAAAGTGGTGCTGGATTTTGGTGTCGCGGACCTGCCCTGATCACCAGCCCGGCCTGGGCACAAAAAGCCTTGTTATGCCCACAACGCCGAGTCAACCTCCTGTGGCGAGCGGGCTTGCCCGCGTTGGGGTGCGCAGCAGCCCTAAAACCAGGCGCCAAGACAGGCCTGATACACCGCATGCGTCAATGCAGGGGCCGCTTCGCGCCCCAACGCGGGCAAGCCCGCTCGCCACAGGTGACGGGCCCGATAACAAGTGGCAAGCCCGCTCGCCACAAATGAACCTCAGGCGCGCTCTTCGAGCCTGAAACGCAAGAACCGATGGCTCGCGGAAAACAACCGCCGGTAGATTTGAACTGGCGGCGGATAAAACCCAGGCGATGAAAGTGGTGCTGGATTTTGGTGTCGCGGACCTGCCCTGATCACCAGCCCGGCCTGGGCACAAAAAGCCTTGTTATGCCCACAACGCCGAGTCAACCTCCTGTGGCGAGCGGGCTTGCCCGCGTTGGGGTGCGCAGCAGCCCTAAAACCAGGCGCCAAGACATGCCTGATACACCGCATGCGTCAATGCAGGGGCCGCTTCGCGCCCCAACGCGGGCAAGCCCGCTCGCCACAGGTGACGGGCCCGATAGCACGTGGCAAGCCCGCTCGCCACAAATGAACCTCAGGCGCGCTCTTCGAGCCTGAAACGCAAGAACCGATGGCTCGCGGAAAACAACCGCCGGTAGGTGAGCAACACCGCGCCTACGGTGCCCAGGGCCGATGACGCGGCGATCAGGAACATGATCACGATCTGATAGCGCACCGCGTCCACCGGGCTCTCCCCCGCCAGCACCTGCCCGGTCATCATGCCGGGCAGGCTGACGATGCCGACCACGGTCATCTGGTTCAGCGTCGGGATCATCCCGGCGCGTACCGCCTGGCGGATCGCCTCCTGCGCCGCCTCCCAGCGCGAGCCGCCGAGGGCCAGGATCATCTCGATGGTGTTGCGGCCCGAGGTCAATTCCTGGGTCATGCGTTCAATCCCCAGCGACACTCCGGTCAAGGTATTGCCGAGGATCATCCCCAGGATCGGAATTGCATACTGCGGCTCGTACCACGGGTGGATGCGAATCACCGCAAACAACCCCACCGCCGTCACCAGCCACGAACTGCCCCACACCGACAGAATGCTGTCGACCCGTTGCCCGCGGTACGTGCGCCGCCCACGCCCCGCCGCCGACAGGCCGGCGATCAAGGTCATCGCACACATCAAGGGCAACACCACATACCAGTAGGCGAACTCGAATACCCAACCCAACAGATACCCGATGGCCAACAGTTGCACCACGGTGCGCACCGCGGCCCACAGCAACTGGCGGCCCAACCCCAGGCGCAACAGCAGTGACAGCGCGCCGTTGATCAGGATCAGCGAGGCGGCGATGCCCATGTCCAGCGCTGTGAGATTCTGATAGTTCATGCCTGGGTCGCCTCGCTCAAGACACCGGCACTCATGTGCAGGTGGATGGCGCTCATGCGTTGAGCCTGGTCGAGGTCATGGGATACCCAGATATAGGCGCGTGAGGGATCGCCGGCATACCACGCCTCGATCAGCGCTTCCACATCCCGGGATGAGGTGGGATCAAGGGCGGCGGTGGGTTCGTCCAGCAACAGCACTTCGGGGTTGAGCTGCAGGGTGCGGATCAGCGAGACCACCTGGGACTCACCGCCCGACAGGTCACCGGCGTTTTTCTTTAGGAAGTCCGGCGCCTTGCCCGCATGCCCCAGCAGCGTGGTGACCGCCGCCAGATCAAAACGGCGCTGGCGCAGGGTCTTGAGGCTATAGGGCAAACGCAGGTTGTCCTCCACCGTGCCCTCAAGCAGCGCCGGACGCTGGGACAGGTAGCTGATATGGCTGCGGTAGTGCGGGATCTGCGCGTTGGCGATGGGCTGGTTATTCCACACCACCTGCCCCGAAGTGGGCGCATCCAGCAGGGCCAGGGCGCGCAGGAACACGCTTTTACCGGAGCCGGAGGAGCCGGTGATGGACACCCGGTCGGCGGCGTTCAAACTGAAATCGGTGGGCTGCAGCAACAGCACCTGGCGGCGCTCATCCATGCGCGTGAGGGCGCGGGTTTCGATCAGTGCGCTCATGAACGCGGCCTTCCTGTTCGTACGGTTGGGCGCAATGGTGCCGTACGGAGTGCACTGGGTCAAAATGTGGGTGTGTCAGTCACTGATGTATAGACTGATACTCCCTCATCGGGGGCAAGCCCCCTCCCACATTTTGACCCAGTACATCAGGTAAACCGGCGGGCTGTGTGCCGTTACGGCAGCGGCTCGAACTTCAACGCGCTCAAGCTCTGTACCTTGTCTTCACGCACCATCTTGTACTCGGTGTTCGGGCCGATCCAGCGATCCCAGATCGCGTCGATTTCGCCGGCCTTTTCCATCGCCATCAGCGACTCGTTGACCTTGGCCAGAAACGCCGGCTCATCGCGGCGCATGCCTGCGCCGATCGGTTCCAGGGCCATCGGTTCTTTCGCCAGCGCCAGTTCGACACCGCCAGCCTTGGCCTGGTTGACCAGCTTGAGGGCGGTCATGGTGTTGGTCACCAGGCCCACCACCTTGTTCTGCTGCAGGGCCATATACGCCGAGCCGGTGTCCTGGAAGGTCACCGGGGTGGCACCGGCCAGGCGGATCGATTGCTCGGAGGTGGAGCCCTTGGTAGAGCTGATGCGCTTGTCCTTGAAGAAGCTTTTCGGCTGGTCGGCATTCACTGCGCGCACCACCAGGGTTTCCTTGGCTATGTAGTACGGGTCGCTGAACTGGATCTGCTCGGCGCGGGTCTTGGTGTAGGCCAGGTTGGCGAAGATCACGTCGACGCGGCCCATCTTCACTTCCGGAATGCGTGCTTCAACCGACAGTGGCTTGAGTTCCAGGGCCACGCCCATGGTCTTGGCCAGGGCCTTGCACAGGTCGACGTCCATGCCCACCAGCTCGCGGGTTTTCGGGTCTGGCGCGGAGAACGGCGGCACGTCGGCGTATACGCCGCAGCTCAGGGATTGTTTGGCGAGGATGTCGCTCAATTGGTCGGCCTGTGCGCCGGCCATCGCCAATGGACCCAATGCCAGCGCAGTGAACAGATGCTTCATACCCATGGTAAATCTCCAGAAAGTTGGACCAGCAAAATGGCAGAGGGAGCAAAGCCGCCGCAGCTCAGTGGGCCCGCAGGTCGGCGATAAAGCGTTGCGCTCGCGGGTGCGAAGGCTGGGTGAAGAAGGCGTCGGGGCTGCTCTTTTCCAGAATCTGCCCCGCGTCCATAAACCAGATGGTGTCGGCCACTTCACGGGCGAAATTCATCTCGTGGGTCACACACATCATGGTCATGCCATCCTTGGCCAGCCCCTTCATCACGCTCAGCACTTCACCGACCATTTCCGGGTCGAGGGCGCTGGTGGGCTCGTCGAACAGCATCACCGGCGGTTCCATCGCCAAGGCCCGGGCAATCGCCACGCGTTGTTGCTGGCCACCGGAGAGCTGTGCCGGGTAGGCGCCGGCCTTGTGGGCCAGGCCGACGCGGTCGAGCAGCTCCATCGCCTTGGTTTTGGCGGCTGCGCCTTTAAGGTTGCGCAGTTTGTTCGGGGCCAGGGTGATGTTTTCCAGCACCGACAGATGCGGGAACAGGTTGAAGCTCTGGAACACAAACCCCACGCGACTGCGCAGGCGGTTGATCTGCGCATCGGTGCCGTGCACGTCCTGGCCATCGAACAGGATCTGGCCGTTCTGGATGTCTTCCAGGCGGTTGACCGTGCGAATAAGCGTCGACTTGCCCGAGCCCGATGGGCCACACAGCACCACCACTTCGCCGGGTTGTACCTCGGCGGTGATGTCGGTGAGGGCCTGGTATTCGCCGTACCATTTATTGATTTTCGAAAACATGATCATTGGATGCATGAGCGCAGCCCTCTTCAATTATCGGTGACCAGCAACGGTGCGCCAGGCTGGGTTTGCCCGCCGTCGCCCAGGCGCTTGCGCGCAATGCGTTGCTCTACCCAGCCAGCCAGGCGAGTCAGGCCGAAACACAGCAGGTAGTAGATGATCGCCAGGATGAAAAACACCTGGAACGGCTTGGTCAGCAACTGGTTGTTGACCTGGTTGGCTGCAAAGGTCACTTCCTGCACGTTGATCACGTAGCCCAGGGAGGTTTCCTTGATGATCGAAATAAACTGGCTGATCAGGCTCGGCAGCGCGTTGTACAGCGCCTGAGGCAAGATCACCCAGAGCGTGGTGCGCACATAACCCAGGCCCAGGGCACGGGACGCTTCGTACTGACCGCTGGGCAACGCCTGGATACCCCCGCGAATGATTTCGCACAGGTAGGCACTCTGGTAGATCACCAGGGTGCAGAGCATGGTCATGAAGCCGGTGATGTTATGGCCGATCAGCAAGGGCACCAGGAAGTAGGTCCAGAAGATCACCATCAGCAACGGGATGCCGCGCAGCACGTAGACCCACACCGTGGCGACCCAGTACAGGCCCTTCCACGGCGACACCCGCGCCAGTGCCAGCAGCAAGCCGAACGGGAATGCCAGCAGCAACGCCAGCGCGGCCAGGATCAGGGTGCTTGCGAGGCCGCCCAGGGGACCATGGGGGTATTGGCCGATGAGGAACAGCGTCCAGTTGTTCTGCAGGATTTCAACGATATCGAACATCGCCATCTACCTCGCCAAGGCTTTGCTGTAGTGCCGGGCGAGCAACGCGCCGGCGCCCATCAGCAGCAGGGAAAACACCAGGTAGAACACCGTGGCCACCAGGTACGACTCAAAGGTGCGAAAGGTGTAGTTCTCCACTTCACGGCTGGCGTACGTCAGTTCCATCACGCCAATCGCCATCGCCAGGCTGGTGTTCTTGAACAGCAGCACGGTGTGGTTGATCAGCGACGGCAGGCAGTTGCGCACGCCTTGGGGCAGGATCACGTAACGCATTGAACGCACATACCCCAGGCCCAGCGCCCTCGACGCTTCGGTCTGCCCGGCGGGAATCGCGCGCAGGCCGCTGCGCATGTCTTCACAGAAGTACGCGGCCTGGCACAACCCCAGGGCGATCACCGAGAACAGGTATTCGGTGTTGTGGCTGGCCAGCCACAGTTGCGTATTTTCGCTGAGCAGCGTCGGCACGCCGAAGTACCACAACATCAGTTGCACCAGGGTCGGCACATTGCGGTGGTAGGACACGTACCCCGCCACCAGGCGGTCGGCGAGTGTATTGCCGGTCAGGCGCACCGTGACCAGCGTCAGCGCCAGCACCATCGCCAGCAGCCAGGCGAACAACGCCAGCTGCAAGGTCATTTCGATGCCCTTGACGATCAGCTCGGCGTACTCGCCTTGCAGAATCGCGGCCAAATCGAAGTCTTGCTTCATGGTCAATCCCTATCGGCATTGGGCTAGGGCAGAAATCAAAATCACCCGGCGTGGCCGAGGCGGGATACAGCGATGACGGATCGATCCGTTCTGTTTTAAGCGGCTGTTGTTCAGCCTTGGTAGTCCTGAGGCCGTGCGGTGGAGAGCCCACCCGGCACTTGCAAGGTCGGGGTGATTTCCATATGCCCGATGTTCACCGCAATCGGCGCGGCAATCGCAAAAGCGATGGCGTTGGCGATGTCTTCGGCCTGGGGCAACTCAAAGCCTTCGACGAAGCGCTTGTAGGTCTCTTCGGAATCACCGTGCACGTGGGCGAAGATATCCGTGGCGACCCGCCCCGGGCAGATCTCGGTGACGCGCACGCGCTTGCCGAACGCATCGATGCGCAACTGGCGCGAAAGCATGCTCACCGCGGCCTTTGTCGCGTGGTACGTCGAGTTGCCACCGAAGTTGTAGGCCGCAGCAATCGAGCTGATATTGATGATGTGCCCGCAGTCGCGCTCGACCATGCCCGGCAGCGCCAGGCGTGCCAGGTGCAGCACGGCGCGCAGGTTGACGTCGATCAGCAGGTCGATGCCGTCGGCGTCGGCCTTGAGCAGCGAGCCGGGTTTGTCGACGCCGGCGTTATTCACCAGGATGTCGAAGGTATTTTCGGCGAACAACCGGGTCAGCCCGGCGAGGTCGGTGACGTCGATGGCGTGGGCGATACAGCCGGTCCTGGCTGCCAGTTCCTGCAACTTGTCGGCACTGCGAGCCAGGGCATGCACCTGCACGCCTTCCTGGCACAGGCGCTCGACAACGGCGGCGCCGATGCCGGAGGAAGCCCCGGTGACCAGCGCGGTTTTGTAGTCGGAAAATGGCATGGGGTGGTCCTTGTGCTACGGGTTATGGTTCGACTCTATCCAGCCTTCAGGCGCTGGACCAAGACGCAATGGTTGTGTGGCGATAAGGCCTGCTTATGACGCGGCCAGCAGCTGTGAAATCGGGGTTATACACCCGCCCATGCGCTGGATTTCCGCGCGGATCGTGCGCGCCAGTTCCACCGCACCCGGCGTGTCGCCGTGCAGCAGGATCGAATGGGCCGGCACCCGCAGCACCTTGCCGCTCAGCGCCGTCACTGTGCCCTCCTGCAGCAACTGCCGCACCCTGTGCAGCACGGCTGCCGGCTGCTTGATCACCGAGCCTTCGACCTTGCGCGGCACCAGCAGGCAGTCATCGTCATAGGCGCGGTCGGCGAGGAAGGTGGTGGCCACGCGCAGGCCGCATTTTTCCGCCGCGCCTTCGATGGCACGGCTGCTGGACGAACTGATGATCAGCGTCGGGTCGAACGCCGCCACCGCCCGCACCAACGGCTCGGCCAGCGCGGCATCGGCGGCGGCCATGTTGCCCAGGGCGCCGTGGAAGCTCATGTGGGTCAGGCGATGGCCATTGACCGCTGCGATACCGGCCAGGGCGCCGAGCTGGTAGATCACATAGGTGGCCAGCTCCTTGATCTCGATATTCATCTGGCGCCGGCCAAAGCCCATCAGGTCCGGGAAACCCACATGGGCCCCCAGGTCGATGCCGCCAGCCTTGGCCAGGCGCACCGTGGTGTCCATGATCAGCGGGTCGCCGGCGTGATAACCGCAGGCGACGTTGGCCGATGAGATCAGGCTCATCAGCGCTTCATCCTCGCCCATGCGCCACGGGCCGAAGCCTTCGCCGAGGTCGGCGTTCAAGTCGATCTTCATGCCTGATACTCCACACCAAGGAAGGCTTCGCCATAACCGACGGTAGTACCGCACGGCACGCGTATATCGATGACACGCGCGGCAGTCGGGCTGCGCTGGGGCAACAGCAGTTCACCCACTTGCAGCACGGCGACCAGTTGCCCGGCGCTGAGCTGATCGCCGACGGCCACGAATGGCTCGCGCAGTTCGGGATGGGTCAGCAGCAAGCGGCCCAGTCCGGTGGTGCGCAGCACCTTGTCGTCAACCGCAACGGCGGCAGGCGCAGCAACGCTGACGGGCTCGCCACCGCGCTTGAGGGTCAGGTGCAGGCCCGGCCGACTCATCTCGGCACCGGCCAAGTGGTGCTCCTTGAGCCACAGCGCCAGTTGGCGAATTTCCGAAAGGGTCATACTTTTACTCCTTCACGGTGCAGGTCCACCAAGCGGCCGACCTCGCGCAGGTAACGTCGATTGGTTTCCAGGGCCTCGACGGCCTCGGCGTAACTGCACTCGATAAAGCGCACCTTGCCGCCAATCGGCGCCTGGCCGAGCCGCCACAAATCCGCCTCGATTACGCTACCGAACTTGGGGTAGCCGCCACTGGGCTGGGCGTCGCGCATCTGGATGATCGGCTGCCCGCCATGGGGCACCTGGATCACGCCCGGCACGATGCCGTGGGAGCGGATTTCCATTGGCGCGATAGGCAGCAACGGCTGGCCTTCCATGCGATAGCCGTAGCGGTTGCTCTGGGTGGTGATCTTCCATTCACCGGCCCAGAACGCGGCGCGGGAGGTCTGTTGAAAACGCGCGTATTCGGCGGCGGGCAGCACGCGCATGGCGGGCACCCCGTCGACGTGCAGCGGCAGCGCCAAGCTCGGGGCCAACACCCCAAAGTCCAGCGGTAACGGGCTGATGCCCGGGCGCAGCGCCCCCAGCCGATCACCCTGTTGCAGCGCGCGGCCGTGCAGGCCACCGAACTCGCCGCGCAATTGGGTGCTGCGCGAGCCCAGCACAGCCGGCACATCCACACCACCGGCCAAACACAGGTAGGCGCGGCTGCCGGACGTTGGGTAACCCAGGTTCAACACCTGGCCTTCACGGCCCTGGCACACCCAGTTCGGCGGCAGTGGCTGGCCATCCAACGTGGCATCGCAGGCGGCGCCGGTCACGGCAAAGGCACAGTCCTGGACCAGGCGCACCTCGAACGGAAACAGCGGTATCTCAATCGCGGCGGCGTCTTCGGGGTTGCCCAGCAGCAGGTTGCCCAGGGCCAGGGCCAGGTGGTCCATGGCACCCGAGGTACCCACGCCGTAACCGAGGCTGCCGAAGCGGCCGAAGTCCTGCACGGTGGCCAGGGCGGTGGCCGATAGAATCTCGATCATCGAATGATCCTCTCGATGCGCAAGCGCAGGAAATCACCCGGCCGCAAGATCGCCGGCGGGGTTTGGGCAGGGTCGAAAAACGCCATTTCGGTACGGCCGATAGTGTTCCAGCCGCTGGGGCCGGCAGACGCGGAGACGCCGGTTTGCACGCCGCCGATGGACACCGAGCCCGCGCCGATATCCAGCACCGGCACCTGGCGCCGTGGCGTGGCCAGGCGTGGGTCCATGCCGCCGAGGTAGCAGTAACCCGGGTGGCTGCCCAGGGCGTACACCGGGTACAACGGTTCGCAATGCAGGTTGGCGATGGTTTCGATGTCCAGCCCGGTGTGGGCGATCACATCGGCCATGTGCGGGCCGAATTCACCGCCGTAGACCACCGGCAACTCGACGATGCGCCCTTCCAGGGGCAACGGTTCGCTGCTCTCCCAGGCGTGCAGCAGGCGCTCGCACAGTGCATTCAATTCGCGCGGCGGTTGGAGAAACGTGAGCATCAGGTTGTTCATGCCGGGCACGGCTTCGTGGATTTCCGGCCACTCACCGGCTTGCAGGGCCAGGCTCCAGATGCGCTGCTGCGGGGCCAGGTCCAGCTCGCCCGGCGCTTCGAAGAGCAAGGCGCTGGAACCCAGCAGGCTGATGGAAGGTGCGGTGCTCATGCGGGGCTCCTTTGCTGCAACCAGCGCTCCAGGTGATGAATATCGACACCGCCGGCGCAGAAAGCCGGGTCGTCAAGAATGTCGCGGTGCAAGGGGATATTGGTGCTGATGCCGTCCACGATCATTTCGCTGAGGGCCAGGCGCATGCGCGCCATGGCCTCTTCGCGGGTGGCGCCATGGGTGATGACCTTGGCCACCATCGAGTCGTAATACGGCGGCACGCGATAGCCGGTGGTCACATGGGAATCAACCCGCACGCCAAAGCCGCCGGGCACTTCCCAGCGCTGGATCAACCCAGGCGTGGGCATGAAGGTGAGCGGGTCTTCGGCGTTGATGCGGCATTCCAGGGAGTGGCCGTTGAGCTGCACGTCCTCTTGACGCAGGCTCAGCACTTCACCGCGCGCCATGCGCAGCTGCTGCTGGACGATATCGATGCCGGTGGTCATCTCGGTGACCGGGTGCTCCACCTGCAAACGGGTGTTCATCTCGATGAAAAAGAACTCGCCGTCCTCATACAGAAACTCGAACGTACCGACGCCGCGATAACCGATCTGCCGGCAGGCCTCGGCGCAGCGTTCACCGACCTGGGCGATCAGCGCAGGATCGATACCGGGTGCGGGGGCTTCCTCGAGCACTTTCTGGTGGCGGCGTTGCAGCGAGCAATCACGGCAACCGAGCCAGATGGCATGGCCATGGGCATCACACAACACCTGGATTTCCACGTGCCGGGGGTGACCGAGGAATTTCTCGATGTACAGTTCCGGGTTGCCGAACGCCAGCCGCGCCTCTTCACGGGTAAGACCAATAGCGGCGAGCAACTCGGCCTCGGCCTGCACCACGCGCATGCCACGGCCACCGCCGCCACCAGCGGCCTTGACGATCACCGGGTAGCCGATGTCGGCAGCGATGGCGAGGATGCTCGCGTCGTCGGTGGGCATCGTCGAATCCGGCCCGGGCACACAGGGCACGCCGGCTTCGCGCATGGCGCGCTTGGCCGCCACCTTGTCACCCATGGTTCGGATGCACGCCGCGCTGGGGCCGATAAAGGTCAGGCCGGTGGCCTCGATGCGTTCGGCAAAGCCGGCGTTTTCCGAGAGGAAGCCATAGCCGGGGTGAATCGCCTGGGCCCCCGTGACCTTGGCGGCAAACAGCAACGCGCTCTGGTTGAGGTAGCTCAGCCCAGGCGCGGCCGGGCCGATGCACAGCGACTCGTCGGCATTGTGTACGTATTGCGCGTGGCGGTCCGCTTCGGAGTGCACCGCCACGGTCTTGATGCCCAGGCCATGGCAGGCACGCTGAATGCGCAGGGCGATTTCGCCACGGTTGGCGATCAGCACTTTGTCGAACATTGAATTCACCTGAATAACAAATATGCGTGGGGGTCAACCGAGTCGGAACAAAGCCTGGCCGGCTTCGACTTCAACCCCGCTCTGGGCCAGGATCTCAAGGACCTGGCCTGCAGCCTTGGCCTTGACCGGGTGGAACATTTTCATCGCCTCGATCACCGCCACGGTCTGGCCGGCTTCGATGGCCTGGCCCACGGTCACGAACGGCGCTTCACCGACGGCGGGCGTCAGGTGCAGCACGCCGTAGAGGCTGGCCTTGATCTCAATGGCGGTGGCCGCCGGCGTGGCTTTGGGCGCGGCAACCACGCTCGGTGTGACGCTGATTACCGCCTGCCCCGGCTGCTTGAACAGCCGCAACGTGCTGTCGCCTTCGGTGAGGCTCAGCTCCAGCAGATCGGATTCGGCGAGCAAATCCATCAACCCCTTGATACGTGCTGAATCCATGTATGGCCCCTGCCTGTCGAGCGTGTCTTGAGTGGATGGGCCCAATCTACCGAGCCCCTCGAAAAGCGGCCAAGACGCTTTGGCTTTGGGGTGATAAGCCGCCCTTATGACGCGCTGCCACGCATCTGCGCCACCAGCTCCAGCAGGATCGCCTTGACCGCCTGGGCCGGTACCGACAACGGCAGATGCCCGGACAGGCACAAGGCCAAGGGCGCCTCGACTTCGGGCTCGACGATGCGGCACAGATGCACCGCAGGGTCCGCCGCCATCACCCGCGCGGACGACTCCGGCAAGATGGTCGAACCAAAGTGATCGGCCACGGCGGCGGTGAGGGTTGTGGAGGATTCAATCTCGGCCACCACCCGCACGCCGAGGCCGATACGCAGGAACGCTTCGTCCACCAAGCGGCGCATCACGTTGTAGGGACGCGGCAGCAGCATGTCCATGTCGGCCAGCTCGGCCAGGGGAATGTCTTCTCGGCTGGCGATGGCCGGGTCGGCACTCACCAGGTACAGCGGCTCGCGCAGCAGCGAGACAAAACTCAAGCCGTGCACCTCGCGCCCACCATAGAGCACCGCCATGTCCATGCGGCCGTTCATGATCAGCTCGCTGAGGGTGGTGCCGAAGTTTTCATTGAGGTACAGCAGGATGCCGGGATGGCGCTCGCGCACCGTGCGCAGCAGCGGCAGCGACAAGGTCGACGCCGCCGTCCCCGGCGCCAGGCCCACCGACACCTGCCCGGACAAGGCATGCCCGGTGGCATTGATATCACTCTGCGCCTGCTCGCACTGGCGCAGGATGATCTGCGCATGGCCGTACAGCACCTTGCCCGCCTCGGTCGGCGTGACGCCACGCTTGGTGCGGATCAGCAACTGCTGCTGCAACTCCGCTTCCAGGGTGGCCAGTTGTTGGCTCAGCGCGGGCTGCGCCACATGCAGGACGTCGGCGGCCTGGGTCATGCTGCCGATGTCGACCAGTTTCACGAAATACTTCAATCGGCGCAGGTTCAAGTGGGCGGTGCTCGTGTGAGGGGGATTGCGGGCTAACACTTTAAATGTGGGAGGGGGCTTGCCCCCGATAGCGGTGTGTCAGTCAGCACATCCGGCACTGGTACACAGCCATCGGGGGCAAGCCCCCTCCCACAGGGGTCAAGGGTGGTCTGCAAAAGGTAGGCCAGCCTGGTGATCAGCCATAAGGCTTTGCTATGGCTGCCCTCAATCCCCCACCCAAAGCACCCGCCCGGAGCAACCAGGGCTGGACGCACCGCAACAGTGCAGCCCCAGCCATAAGCACTGCCTATCAAACCAGAACGATCTCGTCTTATGGCGCCCTGCCCCGTGCCTCGTACTGTGACCCTGCCAACGTCATCAACGAGG
It contains:
- the fetB gene encoding iron export ABC transporter permease subunit FetB; amino-acid sequence: MNYQNLTALDMGIAASLILINGALSLLLRLGLGRQLLWAAVRTVVQLLAIGYLLGWVFEFAYWYVVLPLMCAMTLIAGLSAAGRGRRTYRGQRVDSILSVWGSSWLVTAVGLFAVIRIHPWYEPQYAIPILGMILGNTLTGVSLGIERMTQELTSGRNTIEMILALGGSRWEAAQEAIRQAVRAGMIPTLNQMTVVGIVSLPGMMTGQVLAGESPVDAVRYQIVIMFLIAASSALGTVGAVLLTYRRLFSASHRFLRFRLEERA
- a CDS encoding ATP-binding cassette domain-containing protein, translating into MSALIETRALTRMDERRQVLLLQPTDFSLNAADRVSITGSSGSGKSVFLRALALLDAPTSGQVVWNNQPIANAQIPHYRSHISYLSQRPALLEGTVEDNLRLPYSLKTLRQRRFDLAAVTTLLGHAGKAPDFLKKNAGDLSGGESQVVSLIRTLQLNPEVLLLDEPTAALDPTSSRDVEALIEAWYAGDPSRAYIWVSHDLDQAQRMSAIHLHMSAGVLSEATQA
- a CDS encoding ABC transporter substrate-binding protein; protein product: MGMKHLFTALALGPLAMAGAQADQLSDILAKQSLSCGVYADVPPFSAPDPKTRELVGMDVDLCKALAKTMGVALELKPLSVEARIPEVKMGRVDVIFANLAYTKTRAEQIQFSDPYYIAKETLVVRAVNADQPKSFFKDKRISSTKGSTSEQSIRLAGATPVTFQDTGSAYMALQQNKVVGLVTNTMTALKLVNQAKAGGVELALAKEPMALEPIGAGMRRDEPAFLAKVNESLMAMEKAGEIDAIWDRWIGPNTEYKMVREDKVQSLSALKFEPLP
- a CDS encoding amino acid ABC transporter ATP-binding protein; amino-acid sequence: MIMFSKINKWYGEYQALTDITAEVQPGEVVVLCGPSGSGKSTLIRTVNRLEDIQNGQILFDGQDVHGTDAQINRLRSRVGFVFQSFNLFPHLSVLENITLAPNKLRNLKGAAAKTKAMELLDRVGLAHKAGAYPAQLSGGQQQRVAIARALAMEPPVMLFDEPTSALDPEMVGEVLSVMKGLAKDGMTMMCVTHEMNFAREVADTIWFMDAGQILEKSSPDAFFTQPSHPRAQRFIADLRAH
- a CDS encoding amino acid ABC transporter permease, whose amino-acid sequence is MFDIVEILQNNWTLFLIGQYPHGPLGGLASTLILAALALLLAFPFGLLLALARVSPWKGLYWVATVWVYVLRGIPLLMVIFWTYFLVPLLIGHNITGFMTMLCTLVIYQSAYLCEIIRGGIQALPSGQYEASRALGLGYVRTTLWVILPQALYNALPSLISQFISIIKETSLGYVINVQEVTFAANQVNNQLLTKPFQVFFILAIIYYLLCFGLTRLAGWVEQRIARKRLGDGGQTQPGAPLLVTDN
- a CDS encoding amino acid ABC transporter permease, with the translated sequence MKQDFDLAAILQGEYAELIVKGIEMTLQLALFAWLLAMVLALTLVTVRLTGNTLADRLVAGYVSYHRNVPTLVQLMLWYFGVPTLLSENTQLWLASHNTEYLFSVIALGLCQAAYFCEDMRSGLRAIPAGQTEASRALGLGYVRSMRYVILPQGVRNCLPSLINHTVLLFKNTSLAMAIGVMELTYASREVENYTFRTFESYLVATVFYLVFSLLLMGAGALLARHYSKALAR
- a CDS encoding SDR family oxidoreductase, producing the protein MPFSDYKTALVTGASSGIGAAVVERLCQEGVQVHALARSADKLQELAARTGCIAHAIDVTDLAGLTRLFAENTFDILVNNAGVDKPGSLLKADADGIDLLIDVNLRAVLHLARLALPGMVERDCGHIINISSIAAAYNFGGNSTYHATKAAVSMLSRQLRIDAFGKRVRVTEICPGRVATDIFAHVHGDSEETYKRFVEGFELPQAEDIANAIAFAIAAPIAVNIGHMEITPTLQVPGGLSTARPQDYQG
- a CDS encoding LamB/YcsF family protein, with protein sequence MKIDLNADLGEGFGPWRMGEDEALMSLISSANVACGYHAGDPLIMDTTVRLAKAGGIDLGAHVGFPDLMGFGRRQMNIEIKELATYVIYQLGALAGIAAVNGHRLTHMSFHGALGNMAAADAALAEPLVRAVAAFDPTLIISSSSSRAIEGAAEKCGLRVATTFLADRAYDDDCLLVPRKVEGSVIKQPAAVLHRVRQLLQEGTVTALSGKVLRVPAHSILLHGDTPGAVELARTIRAEIQRMGGCITPISQLLAAS
- a CDS encoding biotin-dependent carboxyltransferase family protein, encoding MIEILSATALATVQDFGRFGSLGYGVGTSGAMDHLALALGNLLLGNPEDAAAIEIPLFPFEVRLVQDCAFAVTGAACDATLDGQPLPPNWVCQGREGQVLNLGYPTSGSRAYLCLAGGVDVPAVLGSRSTQLRGEFGGLHGRALQQGDRLGALRPGISPLPLDFGVLAPSLALPLHVDGVPAMRVLPAAEYARFQQTSRAAFWAGEWKITTQSNRYGYRMEGQPLLPIAPMEIRSHGIVPGVIQVPHGGQPIIQMRDAQPSGGYPKFGSVIEADLWRLGQAPIGGKVRFIECSYAEAVEALETNRRYLREVGRLVDLHREGVKV
- the pxpB gene encoding 5-oxoprolinase subunit PxpB, producing the protein MSTAPSISLLGSSALLFEAPGELDLAPQQRIWSLALQAGEWPEIHEAVPGMNNLMLTFLQPPRELNALCERLLHAWESSEPLPLEGRIVELPVVYGGEFGPHMADVIAHTGLDIETIANLHCEPLYPVYALGSHPGYCYLGGMDPRLATPRRQVPVLDIGAGSVSIGGVQTGVSASAGPSGWNTIGRTEMAFFDPAQTPPAILRPGDFLRLRIERIIR